From the Rhodothalassiaceae bacterium genome, one window contains:
- a CDS encoding peptidoglycan bridge formation protein FemAB, which translates to MTDADTCGNLDAAADPAIRVRPMDRGDAGRWNAFVAAHPAGRFFHRAEWAQAFREGFGLEPVYLMAERAGGDGGRAAIAGVLPLVIVRSRLFGSRLVSLPFLPEAGPLTADDGTAAALIAAARRLAEQERLAWVEYRCGEPGVEGAVAVGGRHADFTGEIAEDPEARLAAIPRKQRACVRKSLAAGLDHHVTRALEPFVSLYLRNLHHHGTPAFPQAWFRALLETFGERELDILVVTHEGEPVSAVMSFYEADTVLPYYAGTAPAARRLFAHDYMYWTLMEHALARGCRRFDFGRSRVGTGPYHYKRHWGFAPRELVYQYDLVTAREPPDMRPENARYRLFVRLWRKLPLALANRLGPLVARGLG; encoded by the coding sequence ATGACGGACGCGGATACTTGTGGGAACCTGGACGCGGCGGCGGATCCGGCGATCCGGGTGCGGCCGATGGACCGCGGCGATGCCGGGCGCTGGAACGCCTTCGTCGCCGCACATCCTGCCGGCCGCTTCTTCCACCGTGCCGAATGGGCGCAGGCGTTCCGGGAGGGATTCGGCCTCGAGCCCGTCTATCTGATGGCCGAGCGCGCGGGCGGCGACGGCGGGCGGGCTGCGATCGCGGGCGTGCTGCCGCTCGTGATCGTCCGCAGCCGGCTGTTCGGATCGCGGCTCGTTTCGCTGCCCTTCCTGCCCGAGGCGGGGCCGCTCACCGCGGACGATGGGACGGCGGCCGCGCTCATCGCCGCCGCGCGCCGTCTGGCCGAGCAGGAGCGGCTCGCCTGGGTCGAATACCGTTGCGGCGAGCCGGGGGTTGAGGGGGCGGTCGCGGTCGGCGGCCGCCATGCGGACTTCACGGGCGAGATCGCGGAGGATCCCGAGGCGCGGCTCGCCGCCATTCCGCGCAAGCAGCGCGCCTGCGTGCGCAAGAGCCTGGCGGCCGGGCTGGACCACCATGTGACCCGCGCGCTCGAGCCCTTCGTTTCGCTCTACCTGCGCAATCTCCATCACCATGGCACCCCGGCCTTCCCGCAGGCCTGGTTCAGGGCTCTGCTCGAGACCTTCGGGGAGCGGGAGCTCGACATCCTCGTCGTCACCCATGAGGGCGAGCCGGTGAGCGCGGTGATGAGCTTCTACGAGGCCGACACGGTGCTGCCCTATTACGCCGGCACGGCGCCCGCGGCGCGCCGGCTGTTCGCCCACGACTACATGTACTGGACCCTGATGGAGCATGCCCTGGCACGCGGCTGCCGGCGCTTCGACTTCGGCCGCTCGCGGGTCGGCACCGGCCCCTACCACTACAAGCGCCACTGGGGATTTGCGCCGCGCGAGCTGGTTTATCAGTATGATCTGGTGACCGCCCGCGAGCCGCCGGACATGCGCCCCGAGAATGCGAGATACCGGCTGTTCGTGCGGCTGTGGCGGAAGCTGCCCCTTGCGCTCGCCAACCGCCTGGGGCCGCTTGTGGCCCGCGGCCTCGGCTGA
- a CDS encoding polysaccharide deacetylase: MAAAATGADRSDLPFAFSVDVEEYFQVAAFAGTIARENWDRRPSRVETGLAVVTELLAAAGVRATFFVLGWIAERHGPAIRALAEAGHEIALHGFDHRPVFRMSEAAFREDLRRARAAVEDAAGVAVTGYRAPSFSIDERTPFAHRVLAEEGFGYSSSIFPGRTDLYGMADAPRLPYRPLADAPGFWEIPVPTLRIAGRNLPWGGGGWFRLMPDALYEWGIGRIAAAGRPVFFYCHPWEFDPDQPRVPASFRSRFRHYLGLGRMRARIARLLARHRWGRMDELLAAWQARASIRGEGEA; encoded by the coding sequence ATGGCGGCGGCGGCAACCGGTGCGGATCGCTCCGACCTTCCCTTCGCCTTCAGCGTGGACGTGGAGGAGTATTTCCAGGTCGCGGCCTTCGCCGGGACGATCGCGCGCGAGAACTGGGACCGCCGGCCGAGCCGGGTGGAGACGGGGCTCGCCGTCGTCACGGAGCTTCTCGCCGCGGCCGGCGTGCGGGCGACCTTCTTCGTGCTGGGCTGGATCGCCGAACGCCACGGCCCCGCGATCCGGGCGCTGGCCGAGGCCGGCCATGAGATCGCGCTCCACGGCTTCGACCACCGCCCGGTCTTCCGCATGAGCGAGGCGGCCTTCCGTGAGGATCTGCGCCGGGCGCGGGCGGCGGTGGAGGATGCGGCAGGCGTCGCGGTCACCGGCTATCGCGCGCCGAGCTTTTCCATCGACGAGCGCACGCCCTTCGCCCATCGGGTGCTCGCCGAGGAGGGCTTCGGCTATTCCTCGAGCATCTTTCCCGGCCGCACCGACCTCTACGGGATGGCCGACGCACCGCGCCTGCCCTATCGGCCGCTTGCCGATGCGCCGGGATTCTGGGAGATCCCGGTGCCGACGCTGCGGATTGCGGGCCGCAACCTGCCCTGGGGCGGGGGAGGCTGGTTCCGCCTGATGCCGGATGCCCTGTACGAATGGGGAATCGGGCGCATCGCCGCGGCGGGGCGGCCGGTGTTCTTCTACTGCCACCCGTGGGAATTCGATCCGGACCAGCCCCGGGTGCCGGCGTCCTTCCGGTCGCGGTTCCGGCACTACCTCGGTCTCGGCCGCATGCGGGCGCGGATCGCGCGGCTCCTGGCCCGGCACCGCTGGGGCCGGATGGACGAGCTGCTCGCCGCCTGGCAGGCGCGTGCGTCCATCCGCGGGGAAGGCGAGGCATGA
- a CDS encoding chain-length determining protein: MHELYQNVLLMLYALWRRRWYGLAVTYVVCALGWTYIALIPNTYRSQARIYVDTESLLRPLMRGMTVDVDVFRQLDLLRQTIVNTENLERIIRRTDMDILLGAGDDLAPLIADLRSKIQISTPGENIFVLSYEASFPQLSDEQNARLARDVVAQVLNIFKEAHLGLKREDIEAAKAFINSKIQDLERKLEEAERRRAEFRRQNMGLLSSQGSYLARVEKLRDELKAKEDELADARLSRDELARQLKDIPAYLPASASGEASGGFNPRLQARIEQLQQRLDELKVRGFTDQHPDVVFVQRQLDTLKEQMEEERRRAEEALKADPETPPEGNFAPNPVWQELKVKLVDAETQVTRLTAQRDKLKRELEQLESEAGRIPLLEAELKRLDRDYDVLRENYEDLVKRREQAALSQDLEASAKNVGFEVIDPPSLPSRPYRPDRPQLLSLVLAAGLLSGVGIAFVLSQLRPVFLSSERLAETFGLPVFGVVTLVVLERDRRQYRLEVTGFLASLALLLIGYVSLLGLALASGALL; this comes from the coding sequence ATGCATGAGCTCTATCAGAATGTCCTCCTCATGCTCTATGCGCTGTGGCGGCGGCGGTGGTACGGGCTCGCCGTCACCTATGTCGTCTGCGCCCTGGGCTGGACCTACATCGCCCTCATCCCGAACACCTACCGGTCCCAGGCGCGCATCTATGTGGACACCGAGTCCCTGCTGCGCCCGCTCATGCGCGGGATGACGGTGGATGTCGACGTCTTCCGCCAGCTCGATCTGCTCCGTCAGACCATCGTCAACACCGAAAACCTGGAAAGGATCATCCGCCGCACGGACATGGACATCCTGCTCGGTGCCGGCGACGATCTCGCGCCGCTGATTGCGGATCTGCGCAGCAAGATCCAGATCTCCACGCCCGGCGAGAACATCTTCGTGCTGAGCTATGAGGCGTCCTTCCCGCAGCTCTCCGACGAGCAGAACGCGCGGCTCGCCCGCGACGTCGTGGCCCAGGTGCTCAACATCTTCAAGGAGGCCCATCTGGGGCTCAAGCGCGAGGACATCGAGGCCGCCAAGGCCTTCATCAACTCGAAGATCCAGGATCTCGAGCGCAAGCTGGAGGAGGCGGAGCGGCGCCGGGCGGAATTCCGGCGTCAGAACATGGGGCTCCTGTCCTCGCAGGGCAGCTATCTGGCGCGGGTGGAGAAGCTGCGCGACGAGCTCAAGGCCAAGGAGGACGAGCTCGCGGATGCCCGGCTCAGCCGGGACGAGCTCGCGCGCCAGCTCAAGGACATCCCCGCCTATCTGCCGGCCTCCGCGTCGGGCGAGGCCAGCGGCGGCTTCAACCCGCGCCTGCAGGCGCGCATCGAGCAGCTCCAGCAGCGTCTCGACGAACTCAAGGTGCGCGGTTTCACCGACCAGCACCCGGATGTCGTCTTCGTCCAGCGCCAGCTCGACACCCTGAAGGAGCAGATGGAGGAGGAACGCCGCCGTGCCGAGGAGGCGCTGAAGGCCGACCCGGAGACGCCACCGGAGGGCAACTTCGCACCCAATCCGGTCTGGCAGGAGCTCAAGGTGAAGCTCGTCGATGCCGAGACCCAGGTCACCCGGCTCACGGCCCAGCGCGACAAGCTGAAGCGGGAGCTGGAGCAGCTCGAATCGGAGGCCGGGCGGATCCCGCTGCTCGAGGCGGAGCTCAAGCGGCTCGACCGCGACTACGACGTGTTGCGCGAAAACTACGAGGATCTCGTCAAGCGGCGGGAGCAGGCGGCGCTGTCCCAGGATCTCGAGGCGAGCGCGAAGAACGTGGGCTTCGAGGTTATCGACCCGCCGAGTCTGCCGAGCCGGCCGTATCGCCCGGACCGGCCGCAGCTCCTGTCGCTGGTGCTCGCCGCAGGGCTTCTGTCCGGCGTCGGCATAGCCTTCGTGCTCTCGCAGCTCAGACCCGTTTTCCTGAGCAGCGAGCGGCTGGCGGAGACCTTCGGGCTTCCGGTCTTCGGTGTCGTGACCCTCGTGGTGCTGGAACGCGACCGGCGCCAGTACCGGCTCGAGGTGACGGGATTCCTCGCCTCTCTCGCGCTTCTGCTGATCGGCTATGTCAGCCTGCTCGGGCTGGCGCTCGCCAGCGGCGCGCTGCTGTAG
- the pstS gene encoding phosphate ABC transporter substrate-binding protein: MKKTLGALAGIAFALSIAGEGGSTAQAAPELIKIDGSSTVYPITEAMAEEFQAATRGKYRVTVGISGTGGGFKKFCRGDTHISDASRPIKASEMELCKANGITFIELPVALDALAVVVNPKNDWVDYLTVAELKKIWEPAAQGKITRWNQVRPSFPDRPLVLFGAGTDSGTYDYFTDAVVGEEGASRGDYTASEDDNVLVQGVESDVNALGFFGFAYYWENRTQLKAVPISWKGNPPVEPSIENARAGKYQPLSRPIFIYVNSKAADEHEGVRRFVEFYLDPANALPLVEEVGYVPLPEEAYRLALENFRERRTGTAFAGGSQVGVSIEDILKAERSH, from the coding sequence ATGAAGAAGACACTGGGCGCCCTGGCGGGCATCGCGTTCGCCCTGTCGATCGCGGGCGAGGGCGGCAGCACGGCGCAGGCGGCGCCGGAGCTGATCAAGATCGACGGCTCGTCGACCGTCTACCCGATCACCGAGGCGATGGCCGAGGAATTCCAGGCGGCGACGCGCGGCAAGTATCGCGTTACCGTGGGCATCTCCGGCACCGGCGGCGGTTTCAAGAAGTTCTGCCGCGGCGACACCCACATCTCCGACGCCTCGCGGCCCATAAAGGCTTCCGAAATGGAGCTGTGCAAGGCCAACGGCATCACCTTCATCGAGCTGCCGGTCGCGCTCGATGCGCTGGCGGTGGTGGTCAACCCGAAGAACGACTGGGTCGACTATCTGACCGTCGCGGAGCTCAAGAAGATCTGGGAGCCGGCGGCCCAGGGCAAAATCACGCGCTGGAACCAGGTGCGGCCGAGCTTCCCGGACCGGCCGCTCGTGCTCTTCGGCGCGGGCACCGACTCGGGCACCTATGACTACTTCACCGATGCGGTGGTCGGCGAGGAGGGCGCAAGCCGCGGCGACTACACCGCCAGCGAGGACGACAACGTTCTGGTCCAGGGTGTGGAGAGCGACGTCAACGCCCTCGGCTTCTTCGGCTTCGCCTATTACTGGGAGAACCGCACCCAGCTGAAGGCGGTGCCGATCTCCTGGAAGGGCAATCCCCCGGTCGAGCCTTCGATCGAGAATGCGCGTGCCGGCAAGTATCAGCCGCTTTCGCGGCCCATCTTCATCTACGTCAACAGCAAGGCCGCCGACGAGCACGAGGGCGTGCGCCGGTTCGTCGAATTCTATCTCGATCCGGCGAATGCCCTGCCGCTCGTGGAGGAGGTGGGCTATGTGCCGCTGCCCGAGGAGGCCTACCGGCTCGCCCTCGAGAACTTCCGCGAGCGGCGCACCGGCACGGCGTTTGCCGGCGGTTCGCAGGTCGGCGTGTCCATCGAGGACATCCTGAAGGCCGAGCGCAGCCACTAG
- the phoB gene encoding DNA-binding response regulator has product MPRTAARTSGADAAMGERGRIIVVEDDPHLVELLAYNLKAAGFAAEAVHDGEEGWLRIIEQPPDLAIIDWMLPELSGLELCRRLRRREQTRNLPIIMLTARGDEADRVRGLETGADDYVTKPFSPRELIARIQAVLRRLRPALHGEVLQAGGIRLDPVAHRVTRAGRSVHLSPTEFRLLRHLMEHPGRVFSREQLLDAVWGHDSDIEIRTVDVHIRRLRKALNAPGEPDPVRTVRAAGYAFEPPPASDEQAPQQG; this is encoded by the coding sequence ATGCCGCGGACCGCGGCGAGAACGAGCGGCGCTGACGCGGCGATGGGCGAGCGGGGCCGCATCATCGTCGTCGAGGACGATCCGCATCTCGTCGAGCTGCTCGCCTACAACCTGAAGGCCGCGGGATTCGCGGCCGAGGCGGTCCACGACGGCGAGGAGGGCTGGCTGCGGATCATCGAGCAGCCGCCGGATCTCGCGATCATCGACTGGATGCTGCCGGAGCTTTCGGGGCTCGAGCTCTGCCGGCGCCTGCGCCGGCGCGAGCAGACGCGCAACCTGCCCATCATCATGCTCACCGCCCGCGGCGACGAGGCGGACCGGGTGCGGGGGCTGGAAACCGGCGCGGACGACTACGTAACCAAGCCCTTCTCGCCGCGCGAGCTGATCGCCCGCATCCAGGCGGTGCTGCGGCGGCTGCGGCCCGCGCTGCACGGCGAGGTGCTTCAGGCCGGCGGCATACGGCTCGATCCGGTGGCGCACCGGGTCACGCGCGCGGGCCGGAGCGTGCATCTCAGCCCCACCGAATTCCGGCTGCTCAGGCATCTGATGGAGCATCCCGGCCGCGTCTTCAGCCGCGAGCAGCTGCTCGACGCGGTCTGGGGGCACGACAGCGACATCGAGATCCGCACCGTCGACGTCCACATCCGCCGCCTGCGCAAGGCGCTGAACGCCCCCGGCGAGCCGGACCCGGTGCGCACGGTCCGCGCGGCCGGCTACGCCTTCGAGCCGCCTCCCGCCTCAGACGAGCAGGCGCCACAGCAGGGCTAG
- a CDS encoding glycosyl transferase, with protein sequence MRILCLFHRVPFPPDKGEKLRAHHQLRALARHFTLEVAAFHDEGPREEAEAFLAAHAEHWTLVPLGRLRPLLRGALALAAGRPLSAGYFRHSGIAAAVEAAIARGAAAAHVFSGPMARYLLPPDGRARLPFLLDLVDVDSAKWEAYARRGPGALGPLYALEARRLAAFERRAAAAAGRVTLVSAAEAALLRARAPELADERVAVLENGVDTAHFAPRPREEDAPPALIFTGRMDYRPNVEGICWFAEHVWPQLAARHAGLRLLVVGAEPAPAVRRLARDPRITVTGRVADVRPFYARADVAIAPLLIARGIQNKLLEAMAMARPVVASPAAFTGLDERAAAIVKVADAPGEWVAAIEALLADPAARARLGEEGRRFVTARYGWAARGEELVAMIRDLAAGGNGVGTAP encoded by the coding sequence ATGCGCATCCTCTGTCTCTTCCATCGCGTTCCCTTTCCGCCGGACAAGGGCGAGAAGCTCAGGGCGCATCACCAGCTGCGCGCGCTCGCCCGGCATTTCACCCTCGAGGTCGCGGCCTTCCACGACGAGGGACCGCGCGAGGAGGCCGAGGCGTTCCTTGCCGCGCACGCCGAGCACTGGACGCTGGTGCCCCTCGGCCGGTTGCGGCCGCTCCTGCGCGGCGCGCTGGCGCTGGCGGCCGGCCGGCCCTTAAGCGCGGGGTATTTCCGGCATTCCGGGATCGCGGCGGCCGTGGAGGCCGCGATCGCGCGGGGTGCGGCGGCGGCCCACGTCTTCTCGGGGCCGATGGCCCGATACCTGCTCCCGCCCGACGGGCGGGCGCGCCTGCCCTTCCTGCTCGATCTGGTCGACGTCGATTCCGCGAAATGGGAGGCCTACGCCCGGCGCGGGCCCGGGGCACTCGGGCCGCTTTATGCCCTCGAGGCGCGGCGCCTTGCCGCCTTCGAGAGGCGCGCGGCGGCGGCGGCCGGGCGGGTGACGCTGGTGAGCGCGGCCGAGGCGGCGCTGTTGCGCGCGCGCGCGCCGGAACTGGCGGATGAGCGGGTCGCCGTGCTCGAGAACGGGGTGGACACCGCCCATTTCGCGCCGCGCCCGCGCGAGGAAGATGCGCCGCCCGCGCTGATCTTCACCGGGCGCATGGACTACCGCCCCAATGTCGAGGGAATCTGCTGGTTCGCGGAGCATGTCTGGCCGCAGCTCGCCGCGCGCCATGCCGGGCTGCGGCTGCTCGTCGTCGGGGCCGAGCCCGCGCCGGCCGTGCGTCGTCTGGCGCGCGATCCGCGCATCACCGTGACCGGGCGGGTCGCGGACGTGCGCCCCTTCTACGCCCGGGCGGATGTCGCCATCGCGCCGCTTCTCATCGCCCGCGGCATCCAGAACAAGCTGCTCGAGGCGATGGCGATGGCCCGGCCCGTGGTCGCCTCGCCCGCGGCCTTCACCGGTCTCGACGAGCGGGCGGCCGCCATCGTCAAGGTCGCGGATGCGCCCGGGGAATGGGTGGCGGCGATCGAGGCGCTGCTCGCGGATCCGGCGGCGCGCGCGCGGCTGGGCGAGGAGGGACGGCGATTCGTGACCGCCCGCTACGGCTGGGCGGCGCGCGGCGAGGAGCTGGTCGCCATGATCCGGGATCTGGCCGCCGGCGGCAACGGCGTGGGGACGGCGCCGTGA
- a CDS encoding phosphate transport system regulatory protein PhoU — protein MTVQHTLRAYDEDLERLRAHVGEMAARADEALADAVRALVERDSALAEDVIARDRALDAMEAEGERRALQIIALRAPVADDLREIMAIVKIINALERVGDYAKNIAKRTTVLIGSLPDAPSQLIPVLTDEVRGMLSRVIDAFIARDAEGAVAVWQADAKVDALYTSLFRELLTYMVEKPRRITAATHLLFIAKNLERVGDQATNIAEVVYFMVKGEQLPDERPKSDESAVISDAADRGENERR, from the coding sequence ATGACGGTCCAGCACACCCTGCGCGCCTATGACGAGGATCTGGAACGGCTGCGCGCCCATGTCGGCGAGATGGCGGCGCGCGCGGACGAGGCGCTGGCGGATGCCGTGCGTGCGCTGGTCGAGCGCGACTCGGCGCTCGCGGAGGACGTGATCGCGCGCGACAGGGCGCTCGACGCCATGGAGGCCGAGGGCGAGCGCAGGGCGCTGCAGATCATCGCGTTGCGCGCCCCGGTAGCCGACGACCTGCGCGAGATCATGGCGATCGTGAAGATCATCAATGCGCTGGAGCGCGTCGGCGACTACGCGAAGAACATCGCCAAGCGCACGACGGTGCTGATCGGCTCGCTGCCGGATGCGCCGTCCCAGCTCATCCCCGTGCTCACCGACGAGGTGCGGGGCATGCTGAGCCGGGTGATCGACGCCTTCATCGCCCGCGATGCCGAGGGGGCGGTGGCGGTCTGGCAGGCGGATGCGAAGGTCGACGCCCTCTACACCAGCCTGTTCCGCGAGCTGCTCACCTACATGGTTGAGAAGCCGCGCCGGATCACGGCCGCGACCCATCTGCTCTTCATCGCCAAGAATCTGGAGCGCGTCGGCGACCAGGCCACCAACATCGCCGAGGTCGTCTACTTCATGGTCAAGGGCGAACAACTGCCCGACGAGCGCCCCAAGAGCGATGAGAGCGCCGTGATCTCTGATGCCGCGGACCGCGGCGAGAACGAGCGGCGCTGA
- a CDS encoding ATPase: MFEEFYKLSGRPFQLTPDPRFYFDARTHHKAMAYLTYGLSQEEGFIIITGEIGTGKTTLLGHLLEQLDPAEYLVSQVVSTQLNADDMLRAIARGFGLDLRASDKAGILRELEAFLREMRAGGKRALLVVDEAQNLPLAALEELRMLSNFQDRGAPLIQCFLVGQPEFRVRLFQTPALEQLRQRVIATHHLEAMGREEVKGYIEHRLTLVGWQGDPAFTDDAHDAIYEYTQGVPRRVNLLCSRILLFGALEELHRIDADVVRAVIEDLEADNVYQAREGARRLELADAPGATPEAGAVGSPAPEELAELERRLTVLEHYIRRHEALIAHVAKAAGLRELPKLEDPPPAPEPGDDVDAEPARPAGTGD; the protein is encoded by the coding sequence GTGTTCGAGGAATTCTACAAGCTTTCGGGCCGGCCGTTTCAGCTGACCCCCGATCCGCGCTTCTACTTCGACGCGCGCACCCATCACAAGGCGATGGCCTACCTGACCTATGGCCTGAGCCAGGAGGAAGGCTTCATCATCATCACGGGGGAGATCGGGACGGGGAAGACGACGCTGCTCGGCCATCTCCTGGAGCAGCTCGACCCGGCCGAGTATCTCGTCTCCCAGGTGGTCTCGACCCAGCTCAATGCCGACGACATGCTGCGGGCGATCGCACGCGGCTTCGGTCTTGATCTCAGGGCGAGCGACAAGGCGGGAATACTGCGCGAGCTGGAAGCCTTTCTGCGCGAAATGCGCGCCGGCGGAAAGCGCGCGCTTCTCGTGGTGGACGAGGCGCAGAACCTGCCGCTGGCCGCGCTCGAAGAGCTCCGGATGCTCTCGAACTTCCAGGATCGGGGTGCACCCCTCATCCAGTGCTTTCTCGTCGGCCAGCCGGAGTTCCGGGTCCGCCTGTTCCAGACGCCGGCGCTCGAACAGCTGCGCCAGCGGGTGATCGCCACCCATCACCTCGAGGCCATGGGTCGCGAGGAGGTGAAGGGCTACATCGAGCACCGCCTCACGCTCGTGGGCTGGCAGGGCGACCCGGCGTTCACCGACGACGCCCATGATGCGATCTACGAGTACACCCAGGGCGTGCCGCGCCGGGTCAATCTCTTGTGCTCGCGCATTCTCCTGTTCGGGGCGCTCGAGGAGCTGCACCGCATCGACGCGGATGTCGTGCGGGCCGTGATCGAGGATCTCGAGGCCGACAATGTCTACCAGGCGCGCGAGGGCGCGCGACGGCTGGAGCTCGCCGATGCGCCCGGAGCCACGCCCGAAGCCGGTGCCGTCGGCAGCCCCGCGCCGGAAGAGCTTGCGGAGCTCGAACGCCGGCTCACGGTCCTCGAGCATTACATCCGCCGGCACGAGGCGCTCATCGCGCATGTCGCGAAGGCGGCCGGGCTGCGCGAGCTGCCGAAGCTCGAGGATCCGCCGCCCGCGCCGGAACCCGGCGACGACGTCGACGCGGAGCCGGCCCGGCCCGCCGGGACCGGGGACTGA
- a CDS encoding sugar ABC transporter substrate-binding protein, giving the protein MKFFALTGKFACLLLVFLLAACGGRLERLPSAMFVSPDEGPGPNYRIGPLDSITVFVWRNPELTTTVTVRPDGRVSVPLIEDIPATGKTPSELARDIEEALSVYIQQPIVTVIVEQFTGPFAQQVRVVGEATNPRAIPYRANMTLLDVMIEVGGLTEFAAGNSARLVRVVDGRQREYRLRIASLIKDGDISANVEILPGDVIIIPESIF; this is encoded by the coding sequence ATGAAATTCTTTGCTTTGACCGGCAAGTTCGCCTGTCTGTTACTTGTATTCTTGTTGGCGGCATGCGGCGGGCGGCTGGAACGGCTGCCGTCGGCGATGTTCGTGTCGCCCGATGAGGGACCCGGCCCGAACTACCGCATCGGGCCGCTCGATTCCATCACCGTCTTCGTCTGGCGCAATCCGGAGCTGACCACCACGGTGACGGTGCGGCCGGACGGGCGCGTGTCGGTGCCGCTCATCGAGGACATCCCGGCGACGGGCAAGACGCCCTCCGAGCTTGCGCGCGACATCGAGGAGGCGCTGTCCGTCTACATCCAGCAGCCGATCGTGACGGTGATCGTCGAGCAGTTCACCGGCCCCTTCGCGCAGCAGGTGCGCGTCGTCGGCGAGGCGACCAATCCGCGGGCGATCCCCTACCGCGCGAACATGACGCTGCTCGACGTCATGATCGAGGTGGGCGGGCTGACCGAGTTCGCCGCGGGCAATTCCGCCCGCCTCGTGCGCGTGGTGGACGGCCGGCAGCGCGAATACCGCCTGCGCATCGCCTCGCTGATCAAGGACGGCGACATCAGCGCCAATGTCGAGATCCTTCCCGGGGATGTCATTATCATTCCGGAAAGCATATTCTAG
- a CDS encoding phosphate transport system permease protein has translation MAESQTASPAVLVSGAITASPGFLLRRRIIGEVMRALLFLAGSVSVLTTIGILYVLISESAVFFAHVPLKEFLTDTMWTPLFADPHFGILPLVTATLLVSGVALMVAIPLGTVLALYLSEFAPPRLREMAKPVLELLAGVPTVVYGYFALLFVTPLLQKIIPGLSGFNMLSAGLVMGVMIIPYVVSLSEDAMRAVPDSLREGAFALGFSRLRTALRVVLPAALSGITAAYILSMSRAVGETMVVAIAAGQNPNFTFDLREGAATMTAYIVQVSLGDVPHGSLAYQTIFAVGMALFVITLVFNMLGFALRRRFREVY, from the coding sequence ATGGCCGAATCGCAGACCGCCAGTCCGGCAGTCCTGGTGAGCGGGGCGATCACCGCCTCGCCCGGCTTTCTGCTGCGCCGGCGCATCATCGGCGAGGTGATGCGCGCTCTCCTGTTCCTTGCGGGCTCGGTGTCGGTGCTGACGACGATCGGGATCCTCTACGTCCTGATCAGCGAGAGCGCCGTCTTCTTCGCGCATGTCCCGCTCAAGGAATTCCTGACGGACACGATGTGGACGCCGCTGTTCGCGGATCCGCATTTCGGCATCCTGCCGCTGGTGACCGCCACCCTTCTCGTCTCCGGCGTGGCGCTCATGGTCGCGATCCCGCTGGGGACCGTTCTCGCCCTGTATCTGAGCGAGTTTGCGCCGCCGCGCCTGCGCGAGATGGCCAAACCCGTGCTCGAGCTGCTGGCCGGCGTGCCGACCGTCGTCTACGGCTATTTTGCGCTGCTGTTCGTCACCCCGCTGCTGCAGAAGATCATCCCCGGGCTGTCCGGCTTCAACATGCTCTCCGCCGGTCTCGTCATGGGGGTGATGATCATCCCCTATGTCGTCTCCTTGAGCGAGGATGCGATGCGTGCCGTGCCCGACAGCCTGCGCGAGGGCGCCTTCGCGCTCGGCTTCTCGCGCCTGCGCACGGCGCTCAGGGTGGTGCTGCCGGCGGCGCTGTCCGGGATCACGGCGGCCTACATCCTGAGCATGTCGCGGGCGGTGGGCGAGACGATGGTGGTGGCGATCGCCGCCGGGCAGAATCCCAACTTCACCTTCGACCTGCGCGAGGGGGCGGCGACGATGACGGCCTACATCGTCCAGGTGTCGTTGGGCGACGTGCCCCACGGCTCGCTCGCCTATCAGACGATCTTCGCCGTCGGCATGGCGCTTTTCGTGATCACGCTGGTGTTCAACATGCTGGGTTTTGCGCTCCGCCGGCGCTTCCGGGAGGTCTACTGA